One segment of Ascochyta rabiei chromosome 7, complete sequence DNA contains the following:
- a CDS encoding Actin- protein 6 has translation MPPKGSRKSAPDINKTLVLDNGAYTLKAGLVPTNPASPPSYDDCSVIANCIARSTRDKCTYTASELDSCKDFGELAFRRPVEKGFIVNWEAEKAIWEHEFMGAREGLRCEPKETNLVLTEKPNCPRELQKNCDEIVFEQFEFAAYYRCVGATLAAYHSPAASLSAQPQECLLLIDTSYSDTTILPLYLGKLVQPAVRRLTVGGKLLTNYMKELSSLRHYNMMEETYLLNEIKEAVSYVVPSPQQYARDLERTWKGRLGDRRELDSSVVVDYVLPDYENAIHGHARPHDPAKSRVRKGMQPVQGPREDLLPLGNERFAVPELLFHPSDIGIQEPGIPGAVMESLGLLPEALRVGLLANVVVVGGNSLIEGFMERLEAELRRLVPSDYVLNLSRAEDPIKHTWLGAARFASQPELLKEVLVDKAEYDEKGSAWLARRFGGER, from the exons ATGCCACCAAAAGGGTCGCGAAAGTCAGCGCCAGACATCAACAAGACGCTCGTCCTCGACAACGGCGCCTACACGCTCAAAGCCGGGCTCGTCCCCACGAACCCCGCCTCTCCCCCCAGCTACGATGACTGCAGCGTCATCGCAAACTGCATCGCGCGCAGCACCCGCGACAAGTGCACGTACACGGCGTCCGAGCTCGACTCGTGCAAGGACTTTGGCGAGCTGGCCTTCAGGCGGCCGGTGGAGAAGGGCTTCATTGTGAACTGGGAGGCGGAGAAGGCGATATGGGAGCACGAGTTCATGGGCGCGCGCGAGGGGCTGAGG TGTGAGCCGAAAGAGACGAATCTGGTCTTGACGGAGAAGCCAAACTGCCCCAGGGAGCTGCAAAAGAACTGCGACGAGATTGTGTTTGAGCAGTTTGAGTTTGCGGCCTACTATCGCTGCGTTG GTGCTACACTGGCGGCATACCATTCCCCCGCTGCATCGCTGTCCGCTCAGCCGCAGGAGTGCCTCCTCCTCATCGACACCTCCTACTCGGACACCACCATCCTCCCCCTCTACCTCGGCAAGCTTGTCCAGCCGGCCGTGCGACGTCTGACGGTGGGCGGCAAGCTGCTCACCAACTACATGAAGGAGCTGTCCTCCCTGCGCCACTACAACATGATGGAGGAGACGTACCTGCTCAACGAGATCAAAGAGGCCGTCTCGTACGTGGTGCCGTCGCCACAGCAGTATGCCAGAGACCTGGAGAGGACGTGGAAGGGGAGGTTGGGGGACCGGAGGGAGCTGGACAGCAGCGTGGTGGTGGACTACGTGCTGCCCGACTACGAGAACGCAATCCACGGACACGCGCGACCTCACGACCCTGCGAAGAGTCGGGTGCGAAAGGGAATGCAGCCCGTGCAGGGACCACGAGAGGACTTGCTGCCTCTAGGAAACGAGCGGTTCGCGGTGCCCGAGCTTCTGTTCCATCCGTCCGACATTGGCATCCAAGAGCCGGGCATTCCAGGCGCGGTGATGGAGTCGCTCGGCCTGCTTCCCGAGGCGCTGAGGGTGGGGCTGCTGGCGAACGTGGTGGTTGTGGGGGGCAACTCGCTGATCGAGGGCTTCATGGAGAGGCTGGAGGCGGAGCTGAGGAGGCTGGTGCCGAGCGACTACGTGCTGAATCTGTCGCGGGCCGAGGATCCCATCAAGCACACCTGGCTTGGCGCGGCTCGGTTCGCGAGCCAGCCAGAGCTGCTGAAGGAGGTGCTCGTGGACAAGGCCGAGTATGACGAGAAGGGGTCGGCCTGGCTGGCGAGGCGGTTTGGGGGGGAGAGATGA